The following proteins come from a genomic window of Triticum aestivum cultivar Chinese Spring chromosome 6A, IWGSC CS RefSeq v2.1, whole genome shotgun sequence:
- the LOC123131986 gene encoding reticulon-like protein B23, with protein sequence MGAGGSWRWAVGAVCGGLVYYHCAVRRASAVSLAADVLLVLLCSLSILGLLFRHLHISVPVDPLEWQISQEMANSIVASLANTIGAAESVLRVAATGHDKKLLFKVVFTLYFLAALGRVVSGAAIAYAALCIFSLYMFVQSTDQFDQLPWVPLGRDSLGGAQDTT encoded by the exons ATGGGGGCGGGAGGATCCTGGCGCTGGGCCGTGGGCGCGGTCTGCGGGGGGCTGGTCTACTACCACTGCGCGGTGCGGCGGGCGAGCGCGGTGTCCCTCGCCGCCGAcgtgctcctcgtcctcctctgctccctctccatCCTCGGCCTTCTCTTCCGCCACCTACACATCTC GGTGCCTGTGGATCCTCTTGAGTGGCAGATTTCTCAAGAGATGGCAAATAGCATAGTTGCATCCTTGGCTAACACAATTGGAGCTGCGGAATCTGTATTGAGGGTGGCTGCGACTGGACACGACAAGAAACTCTTGTTCAAG GTGGTTTTTACTCTGTATTTCCTAGCAGCTTTGGGAAGGGTTGTCTCAGGCGCTGCTATTGCTTATGCTG CTCTGTGCATCTTCTCCCTCTACATGTTCGTGCAAAGCACCGACCAGTTTGACCAGCTTCCTTGGGTTCCTTTAGGAAGAGACTCGCTGGGCGGCGCCCAGGATACCACATGA